cccatttgccacccctaactACTGAGAATGCCCCCTTAACCAAACTAGTTGAGTTCCCGCATGATGTGCAATGtaacttattattagttttctccaatatttcaataaatttttataagaatctTGTAGCTTAACTAGTTGGCACCTCATAGTGTTTTCAATAGGGATATCTAGGCTTCAAATCCCCCACTTCAACTAttgatgtataaaaaaaaatatttaaaaaatttccttgtaaGAAATACtaatctttagttattttatagacaaaattgaaagacatcataaATAGTATATAGTGATTtgatcatactatatatatgtgtttataaattgaaaattgcatgatataatGGCTAATATAGATAGGCATGTTTCATGTTTACTAAaaaatggaaatatttttcaattatttttctacATTCTTGATTGCatgttactaatttttttcccctttttgttagacattgtttcaattgttacaaaaacaactaaatttgaggaagaatacaatatttcaaataaattgtttctcacataacaaaaaattcaattgttccttatataaatcttagaaaaacggtaggttccagttagcttaactggtaaagtctctgatagttgtataaaagatctggggttcaatccccgcctacaccaaaaactgataggtgtcttggtctgatgatttaagagctatcatcaggagcggatgcCGTATGTTAaaactctctccaaaaaaaaaaaaaaaatcttagaaaaataatattaaaatttcattatgcttagaataattaatataacaaaataaacatatttaattattctaaTTATTTAGAATAAATACTACAATTTTAGgtccacacacatatatattcacaaatatttaattctttatggCTTTTGTGTCAATTGTTAGCAACTAAATATGAGGAAAAATGtcatattctaaaattattaagGGCTTTATATTCTTTGGATAGCTTAATTTGGCTTACACTAAATTGTGTGTGTGCAGCTATGTTTAATTGAAGCCCAAATATACGTTCTCCTCGCTATCCAATGCAACCTTTTATGTTGTATTTGGACTTTGGAGATCTACATGCATTCTCTGTTTTAATAATACTAATTAGGGCAGCACATGCAAGTCACGTGCTTGCCGTGGAAAAATAGTAGTGATTAAGGTCaattctatattttatttgtattacaaAACTAtaaggactgaaattggattggacccaatataggattgggttttagcccaagaagcccaaataataaatttgtagagcgtggatgaaagaactagatctactccagaagaaaaacgataaaatttgctaatttaaGGTTATTAGACACAAATAAGATAAGAAAGTCTGTCCTCGGAGTGACCTGAGaagtttatattatattgtcttgTTGATTAACAAAGTTACAAGAGTTCATAGTCTTATTGcaaaaattgcttgattttttcTCCGATCCCTTTTTTAGTACATCTTCCCATGCTATATACCACAATCTTGATATCATCTCTActatacacgtgtaggttagactCTGGGAACTCCTTCCtatcccatccaacacctcccagaaccatcaactagtagctgtaaggctgcttgaccattgttcaggcatcacctccacattaatgcggccagagagttagttgggagGTATTTAATGCAGAggtatttaatgcggaggtagcagctttttgaagatatttgttacccttctcctttcttaccccttgtccaacgtccaacttttagttgtgatgtaactttgAAGAAAGTCCATGATGATATGGCATTCTTACTGACCTCGGACCCTTGTTGCCGAGAtagcttttctcctcggacattcgTTGGACTTCTCTCATATTATCTCTACTTTTCTCTTTATTCCGTTCCCCTTATAATCTTATCTGGCCATCTTCGGATTAGCTAATGTCCTCGAATTGGGCCATAGGCTCAGTTAGTACAGCCTTAACAATACCTCTTGATTAATTGGCCCccataaaaacaaatatataaatcatttgatATTTAAAGTACATAaagatttacattaatcaaaaaagacattaattttaagaattttgataattacgttgtaaaaaattaatctcatttgtataagaattttgatcaaccGTAAAGTTAGGGTaactatttaaaatataaatatctattttactataaCAGTTTTTTAGTACCTACTTGCTAAAGGTAATATATCCACTCactaaaaacttctaagaatgataatgaatatcATTATCTTCCAATAATAAACAACTGAGTTTtgctaataatatatatatatatatttttaaaaataacaaaaggcaTGTGTCATCAAATTTAtcattagataaattataagtttaaaaaatttaaacctagaaaatgaaCGTTCTTTAGATAATAAACTGAAGAAAGCATGATTCTGTAGGAGCATCGTATAAGTAGCATCCTGTATCTGCCACTCCGATCCTTTGCTTCAAGTTCTCCATTGTTAGGCTCAAAAAAGTTCTCTATTGTTGGCAATGTGTTGGCACCTATCCTGTTGAGTAGCATTTTGACCCTTTCATGGGTTTTAATCTTCTAAATTTGATTCCAAGGCAAAGCTTGTGTTGTGTTAAATTCTTGGTTCACTCTATAGGCAAATTTTACTGAAAAAATTGCCCTTTGAGTCCCCTAACCAAATCAGCCTATTGGGCTTAGGACGTATTGGAAGGTGGATTCTTTTGATAGCATTCAGAGTGTCTGTAATCTGTATCAAACTGTTCTGTCAATTTGTCTTGTTTCCAGCAATGAGTTGATGAGTCTATTAGGCTTGACACCATCAACGGATCCAATGAGATTGAATTAATCATCTCTTGGTCCAGGCATGTAGTCATCTATCCAAGGTAACAGGTACCCTTAGCTACCATCTTCTTAGCTTTCTCAACTGCCCTCCAAATAGGGGACACATTCTTGAGTCTTGACCTGAGCAACCTCATGCATAGACTATCTCTAGGAAGCGACCATCCAAGAGAGTTTTGTAATAAGAGTTCTATTGAACTCTTTACTTTTCTTAAACCAAGACCTCTCTCTTTCCTTGGTAGGCACAAATTATCCCAAGCTTTCTAGGCCCAAGTATTTTCCACTTGGGTTCTTTGGATTCCACCAGAACTTCCTTGTTTGAGCATCAAAGTTTGTCACAAATATTGGTACGGACTTCAAATTTGGACATTGTATAAGGTGAAATGTCTCGTAGGAACTTAAATCCCAAGGATGGCATTATCATTGAATTGTCATGAACTCCTTGAAAAGATTAATTTTGAAGATTGTGCAATTGAATAATATGAAAGCCCATCTATTTCGTTAGTTGGGCTTAGCCCATtcacaataaaaagaaaaaaagacctACGAAGAGATGATATaggcttttcattttgttcggttctttaatatatatatattcagaataaaattttatcatttctaAATTTAGTGGGGTTTTAATTTTTCTCCCCTTTCATTTAGCGTTTTTAAATACTATCAGTctatcataattcataaataaaattcttCCTGTAATCGAATTTCGTCCTAGTCCATAAGGgattattaacttatttttttaatccaagtTTTCAATgcttttataaattaaattgtttttttttttagctagtGTCATGattcatatataaatttcttcCTGTATCTGAATTTTGTCCAAGCCCATAAGGgcttattaacttatttttcaatGCAAGTTTTTAAGGCTTTTTAAAATAAGTtgttgaattataaattttgttataaattaaattgtaaCTAATTTTGTCCAAGCAATTAAGAAAACACgcaaaaatgataaataaaagtTTGGATATGAgtttttcttcctccttttaaCATGGCAATTGAAATCTATTGAAGTAAGTGTCTCAATGGTGCTTGGGTTTCTTTCAACAAGATACTTGGAATATTTCATTACAGTGATTAGATTCATAAAGCTTCTTGAAGTAATCTTGCATGTCTCCTTGGGGTTTCTTTCAACAAGATACTTGGAATATTTCATTACAGTGATTGGTTTCATAAAGCTTCTTGAAGTAATCTTGCATGTCTCCAAGTTTGTTGTGGAAACAAAAGTAGTGTGATAAAACTTGAGTAGAAGACCATTAAAATTTGTTGATCATAGTGGATTGTTCGGAGCTCAATGGCTCAGTGTTGAACCATGCAAATCTTGTGTGCATTGTGCATGCCTTCTATATATTTTGTCTTAGCAGATTCTATATTACATATTTTGTTATATCTTGTGTGCATTGATTGTGCATgccttattttattatttgttgttaggaaaattcttaggtaatCCTCGAGTATAGAGAAATGGTGCTCActtctctcacattcatggtaaaccctaccatgaatttaatgagtggactccaccatgaatgtgagaggagggagctCCATTCTCCATACTTCgggagtacctaagaattactttTGTTGTTGCTAACTTTCTTAACCTTTGTATGGATAAATTCACATTTAGATGACAATATTAGTTGAAACTTTACCCTCACCACCGAGAATTAGGTATTTTTTCCAAATAGGTGCATTTGTATAAATTATtggaaaattgtgttttgatttaaaatgagtgttttttaaaattttaaaaaaaaagaaaaaaaaaaaagaaaaaaaaaaaagaaagagtagtTGTGGTTGTACAAtagagttttaaattttaaaaactcttttaatcttccaAAACAcctaaccaaacagacccaaagCTGGGACCATACACAGAATTCAGCTATCTGGTTTCTGGGGCTTATTGAATGGGGCAAATTTTTAGTTCCCAATCTCTTccttttaattcttcttttttgggaacTTTCTTATCCAATTATTATGAGTTTGAACTCTTTTGGCAGTGCTTGTCCTTAGTTACAAAGTAGATATGGGAATATAAAAACTTGGCAACTTTGTACAATattctgggaaaaaaaaaaggaatataggCACTTCACCTGGACTCTTCATACAATAAAAAGTCtcttgtactattttttttttttttttttttttttttttttttttttttaattttattttaaatgtacAATTTCTGACAGGTATAACTTATTCTTACTTGTTACGACTAAGATAACCACACTGGTGCAGTGGAGAAAAACATTACTCTTTAATGTTCCATTGAAGCACCTTAGGATTAGCAAATTAGAGTGCCAGTGGATTTTTTTAAGCAGGTGCAGGACCTTGGATGTAACCCAATTGAATCAAAACAGTCTCCCTAGTCCCTTTACTCATTTCACATCTTAATTTTAAATGACTTGCGCACTTGCAAGTTTGGTTGGGGACAACACCTTGGCTACTAGTATGATGGGTCTCAGCTTTGTATTAAAGAAAGGACGATAAAATATGCTGAAATCTGCATAATGATGATTAGCCATGACTAAAGGGAGCTGTTATTCCATGTCAATCAGGTAGAGGTTTTAAGCCGGATAATGTTCaaactttatattaaaaaagtGTAACAGGAGCTCCCTAATTCTCTGGCCAATACAGCAACATggcaacaaaagaaaacaaaatctcCACAAAAACGCTCAAGCTAGAGTCTGATGCATATATAAGTGTAACATCAGAAACATCACAATATGTACAATATTAAGATTTTGGTCTCAAAGATGATTCATCAACATATCACACTGAAAACTCCTTGCATAACATGCGTATAACACTACAACCAGCCGATGCATATAAGCAAGTAACTGTACACTATGCTGTACATGGAATTCCCTGGACTTACATGAGTCAAATAACTTGTATATGCTCACCAAAGGCAAGTTGCTTCTTCCTCAGGCAATAAGGGAGTCCTACAGAGAGGACATGTAATGTTCCAATAGTCCAGCCACTTACCCAAGCATACTTTATGAAAAAGATGGCCACAAGACAACTGGTTTATCTCTGATTCAGGTTCAAACTGATTCAAGCAAACCGAGCATTCGTGTTCTGGCTGTTTATAGCTACACACTGTATCAAACCGAATAGCTGGGGTCCGGTTCTTGAACTCCTCAATGTAACTCTCAGAAGTATTACAGTATTCGAATGACTCTGGGGGGTTTTGAGTAGAATCTGTTGATGAGGGTGAAGCCGATGCTGATGTAAGATGGATACCAACAATATGAAGGATGGTTCGGACTATGCCTTTGACAATTGAGATGGATAGGGCAGTGTTTACCAGAAGTATACACAGTACTCCCTCGGATGGGGCTGGGAGGCTTGAGAGACCCATTTGGATCAAAAGTGAAGTTTTGGGGTTATAGAATTGTAAATATAAATGCACTTTCAGAAATACAAGGTGCAAGCTCAGCTTGGCTGAACAAAAGATtattaaaaacaacaaaacgAGTAGAATTACAGAGGTAGAAGGTTGGCAATAGAGTGTTTTGTCAGTCTGATCAACCTGAGAAGAATGAAACAAGGATGAAATCTACTCGCTCCCTTCTTGATACATGAACTGAAATGAGTAAAGAGGATATTAGAATACtacataaaaacaagaaaaaattataaacaatgaatcaaatattgaaaattgaaatgagTAAAGAGGATATTAGATTactacataaaaactaaaaaaaaaaatgttaaacaatGAATCAAATATTGAATAGAACTAATAGATTAAGCCCAGAGATCAAAATTCCACCAGAAGAGACCACTTATTCACATccatatgagaaaaaaataaccGATAACACAGGTACTTTGTATAATACAGTGGCAAATATGAATATGCAAGTCAATTGGTGCATATCCAGTAAAATACAATGATATAAACTGATCTGTAACAAACACAATAGAATATAACAAAAcgaaaaggagaaagaaagcaaaaaaaaaagggttcttTAGATGTTAATGAGATTGTTCAAAAAGGACCCTCACCATCAACCCTGTAAGCTGCCTCTCATGGAGAGATTGGGTGAAAATAGCAACAGAGTTATATCCCCAGT
This genomic stretch from Quercus robur chromosome 4, dhQueRobu3.1, whole genome shotgun sequence harbors:
- the LOC126720972 gene encoding probable E3 ubiquitin-protein ligase XERICO, whose translation is MGLSSLPAPSEGVLCILLVNTALSISIVKGIVRTILHIVGIHLTSASASPSSTDSTQNPPESFEYCNTSESYIEEFKNRTPAIRFDTVCSYKQPEHECSVCLNQFEPESEINQLSCGHLFHKVCLGKWLDYWNITCPLCRTPLLPEEEATCLW